The following DNA comes from Balaenoptera ricei isolate mBalRic1 chromosome 7, mBalRic1.hap2, whole genome shotgun sequence.
GTAGAATGCGTGCCTGCTCAGTGTTCAGAAAGGTTGTTGAGGGGATTTGAGACACTCTGGGAACCTTTGGAATAAAAACAGAAGTGGCAGGAGGAGGGATAGGGAAGGCTTGGATTAGAAAGTTTCTGGGATACCTCTCCagccatttttcttcctcttgttcAGACGCCGCTGAAGCTGTGGGACATCCCTCCAAGGCCTCATATTCCCTTTCACTACTTTTTCTTTCCGCTCCACACGCTGCCTCCAGGATCATCGCTGTCGGGCTGGGAAGCCCTCTTCCTGATCTCTTACAGCTCCACCTGGGGCCAACTCTAGGCTCTGAGAGGGCACATACACACTGGTCCTAGGTTTCTTCTTCCCCACGGAACCAGAGTATTTGGAAGACTGGGGTGAGGGACATTCAGGAACCAGGGCAAAGACAGGGCCATAGAGGTGTGTGGAGCTGGTACTGTCTCTGGAATTTTAATCACAATAAAGTTTGGCAAGGAAACTGCACTTGTACTTACACTCAGACCTGTGGCCTTTGTTTCCTTATGGTCACCATGGCTAGCACCAAGGGATCCTGCCCACTCCATGTCCCAGGTCCAAGGGTTACCTTTCTTTCAGTGCCCACTTAACTCCATCGGTTCAGAGGCACTTTCAGCTGAGAGGGAATAGATGTATGTCTTATGCATAGTGCTATTGAGGATAGGCCTATCCAGGAATTGGATTTGGGGCTGAAGAGGCACATTTTCTAGCTCCAGCAACGTGATTTTGTTGAGGGCTCCCCTAGGAAACAGCAGGGGTCTTGGCACGTAGAGGGTCTGTTGTGGCCCCCTCTTTGTCCAGTAGCGGCCCAAGTTAAACCCATTGATCCAGACTTGgccctggggaggaggaaggagagggatatAAAGGATCAGCTCTCAAAGGGGTAGAATTATCCCCTTTGAGGTTTCTAATCAGAGGAATAATTTCTGCTCTCCCTCCTTCCATGATTTTCCTCTCTTAGCACCctactccccagccccaccctcaccATCAGCAATACCTTGGTCCATCCAGGTAGAAAGAGAAATGTGTCCCCGCCTGAGCCTAAAATTGGGAAGGTTGTAGAGTAGAAGGTGGGGCCAGAGGGAGTTTGAGGATGTGAGCTTTTCAGCAACTGGTTGGGAAACCACCACTTTACAAGATTATCAACTTTCAGAGGGAACATCAGCCACTGGGTAAGGACTGTTTGCCCCAGAACTGGTGGCTCCAGTAGGCCCTGTGAAGAAGGCAAACGAAAATTCATCATTCTCTAAGTTCTAAGGCCAACCTATCCCTACTCAAGCCCTGGGATGCAACTAGTGGCCATGTCCAGATCCCCACAAGCTGCTACTTTGCTGCCTAAGCCCTAAGGACATAGCTCTTGTTTATCTTCCATTAGGCCCCTATCTTTCCAAGGGAGTTCGGTCAATAAGAATATTGgggggtgggaattccctggtggtccagtggttaagactctgtgctcccagtacagggggcctgggttcaatccctggtcagggaactagatcctgcatgccacaactaaagattctgcatgctgcaactaaaaaagatggcgcgtgccgcaacgaagatcccacatgcagcaagtaaggcctggcgcagccaaataattaactaattaattaattttaaaaatgaaattaaaaaaaagagtatgggGGCAAGGGAGTGGGCATAGCTAGCTCACCTTGAAGTCACTGCTGTTAGACCCGAAACTGAGCCTCCCCATGTTCTCCAGCAAGACATCCAGTTTGGCCCCCTTTTTCCCCGTCAAAAATAGGTTGCGTTTCATGTTTCGTTCCAAAACACCCTGAAACACCTGTGGATAAGAGTATCTGTGAAAGGGAGGAGCTCAGCATCTAGCCTGTGGCCACCACACAGGAAGCCACATTAGGACGCTGATTTAGAGGGCAAAGAGAATGTAGCCCTtcggtcacttatccattcataATGGAACCTTATCCTTAGTCAAACTCTTCCTCATCCCAGCTTATCCCCTCAAATGTGAGCAGGCAGTGGGAAAAGGTAGATATGGGAAAGTTAAGACTAAAGTGtgctggggaggagaggaaatgggCTCAGAGGTAGCCTGGTATTAGGTTCTCACCCCATCCACCATCACGTAGGCACGGTCATGGACTCCACTGTTTGGCACCCAGAATTGTGTTGGCTCAGAAACAGTATGGGTCAGATAGGTCCGGTACAACATATACCCATGGTCCTGTGTGTGTAAGAATAAGTTTATAAGCTGTGCTGAGAGATAAGAAAGGATACTGTGGGGAAGATGCATAGCTGAGGGAACCCTTGGTATAGCTGTTGCCATACCAACCGGATGGGGGATTATGCTTTACCTGGTTGACAGCCTCAAAGGTCATTGGCAGGATTGAATGGATGGGcccttgggggcataggaagtCTAGGAAAGCCAGCAAATTCCCATCCTATTAGAATAAGGGGAAAGTATCAGAATATGAGAGAACTTTCAGAATAGAGGGTAGGACAGGCTGGGCTATTTAGAGAATAAAGGGGTAGAATTAGAGAGTAATGGGGAGAAGCTTACCAGGTGTAGGCTCAAAGGTCCAAGCGTCAtcttggggctggggggaggtaaAGGTCCCAAGGGAACTTCCTGGAACTGAGCCCAAATTCTCTCAGGAGCCATAGGAAAACCACACAAAGAACCCCTATTCCAAGACCCTAGTGCAGGATTCTTAACTGGGGGTCCAGGGAAGGGCTTCAGGGGTCATGAAGATTCTGTAATTTTACACATATTTGTGTGTATCTCCCCTGGGAATCCCATTTGGGTGGGTGAGAAATGCTGCCATAGGGTGCTCAGAGGGCTCTCTGGCCCAGACAACAGCCACTGATTTATGGGATCCCTTTACAAACAATTTGGGtactccctccccccaaattaaTAAAAGCCTTTGGTGCTTAATGAAGTGGTAGGGCACCTTGCTGATGACATTTCGAATAGCAAAAAGCTTAGGTGTGGGGTCCCCTGCTTCAGATATGGGTGCATCGTAGTCGTAGCTGGTAGTAATTGGAAGAAAGCGTCCCTTCTCATCAGCACCTGGCCAAACCAATTTAATTAATTCAATATATCTTTCAGGTGATAGGCACTAAGCAAAGACATGCATGCAGAGGATTTTGCTATCAGAAGGGGCAGCAGTGGCCATATCCAGCTTCTAGAATCCTAATCTGTGCAGCCCGCAGATTCTAATTCCTTGCTGCCTCCCTGCTGCCACCCCAGGGACCATCTGGACTCACCATTCCAGTATCCAAAGTTGGTGCCTCCATGGTACATGTACCTAGAGTGGGGGAGAGCAGGGGGAAAGGTAAAAGCTGACCCACTGAATCTTAACCTTCATCCCCAGCACCCAGTTACAGATTCATGCTGGCCCCGGTGTCTCCAGTTACATGTTCACACTGGCTCCCAACTTTAGCATGTTCTCTAGTCCTTTGGTTACAGCTGGTACGGAGCGTGTAGAGTGATTCTGGCCCCAGTAATCCAGCCAGCCGGTGTAGTACTCAGAGTTCACCTACAGCGTGAAGTGAAAGGAGCTGTGAGCCAGATGGGAACCGAGCTCAACCCATTTCCCACGCTGACACCTGCTTTGATTGCCCTCCCCTCTGG
Coding sequences within:
- the GLB1L gene encoding beta-galactosidase-1-like protein, whose protein sequence is MAPKKLLCLPSLLLPLLTLLLPQADTRSFVVDPDHDRFLLDGAPFRYVSGSLHYFRVPRVLWADRLFKMRMSGLNAVQFYVPWNYHEPEPGVYKFNGSRDLFAFLKEATLANLLVILRPGPYICAEWEMGGLPAWLLRKPKIHLRTSDPDFLAAVDSWFKVLLPKIHPWLYHNGGNIISIQVENEYGSYRACDMSYMRHLAGLFRALLGDKILLFTTDGPEGLKCGSLQGLYTTIDFGPADNMTKIFALLRKYEPRGPLVNSEYYTGWLDYWGQNHSTRSVPAVTKGLENMLKLGASVNMYMYHGGTNFGYWNGADEKGRFLPITTSYDYDAPISEAGDPTPKLFAIRNVISKFQEVPLGPLPPPSPKMTLGPLSLHLDGNLLAFLDFLCPQGPIHSILPMTFEAVNQDHGYMLYRTYLTHTVSEPTQFWVPNSGVHDRAYVMVDGVFQGVLERNMKRNLFLTGKKGAKLDVLLENMGRLSFGSNSSDFKGLLEPPVLGQTVLTQWLMFPLKVDNLVKWWFPNQLLKSSHPQTPSGPTFYSTTFPILGSGGDTFLFLPGWTKGQVWINGFNLGRYWTKRGPQQTLYVPRPLLFPRGALNKITLLELENVPLQPQIQFLDRPILNSTMHKTYIYSLSAESASEPMELSGH